The following coding sequences lie in one Nycticebus coucang isolate mNycCou1 chromosome 18, mNycCou1.pri, whole genome shotgun sequence genomic window:
- the STAT5A gene encoding signal transducer and activator of transcription 5A, translating into MAGWIQAQQLQGDALRQMQVLYGQHFPIEVRHYLAQWIESQPWDAIDLDNPQDRAQAAQLLEGLVQELQKKAEHQVGEDGFLLKIKLGHYATQLQDTYDRCPMELVRCIRHILYNEQRLVREANNGSSPAGVLADTMSQKHLQINQTFEELRLVTQDTENELKKLQQTQEYFIIQYQESLRIQAQFAQLSQLSPQERLSRETALQQKQVSLEAWLQREAQTLQQYRVELAEKHQKTLQLLRKQQTIILDDELIQWKRRQQLAGNGGPPEGSLDVLQSWCEKLAEIIWQNRQQIRRAEHLCQQLPIPGPVEEMLAEVNATITDIISALVTSTFIIEKQPPQVLKTQTKFAATVRLLVGGKLNVHMNPPQVKATIISEQQAKSLLKNENTRNECSGEILNNCCVMEYHQATGTLSAHFRNMSLKRIKRADRRGAESVTEEKFTVLFESQFSVGSNELVFQVKTLSLPVVVIVHGSQDHNATATVLWDNAFAELGRVPFAVPDKVLWPQLCEALNMKFKAEVQSNRGLTKENLVFLAQKLFNSSHSHLEDYNNMSVSWSQFNRENLPGWNYTFWQWFDGVMEVLKKHHKPHWNDGAILGFVNKQQAHDLLINKPDGTFLLRFSDSEIGGITIAWKFDSPDRSLWNLKPFTTRDFSIRSLADRLGDLSYLIYVFPDRPKDEVFSKYYTPVLAKTPDGYVKPQIKQVVPEFVNASADAGANATYMDQAPSPAVCPQAHYNMYPQNPDPVLEQDGEFDLDESMDVARHVEELLRRPMDSLGPRLSPPAGLFTPARGSLS; encoded by the exons ATGGCGGGCTGGATTCAGGCCCAACAGCTGCAGGGAGATGCGCTGCGCCAGATGCAGGTGCTGTATGGGCAGCACTTCCCCATTGAGGTCCGGCACTACTTGGCACAGTGGATTGAGAGCCAGCCATG GGATGCGATTGACCTGGATAATCCCCAGGACCGAGCCCAGGCTGCTCAGCTCCTGGAGGGCCTGGTGCAGGAGCTGCAGAAGAAGGCAGAGCACCAGGTGGGGGAAGATGGGTTTTTACTGAAGATCAAGCTGGGGCACTACGCCACGCAGCTCCAG GATACGTATGACCGCTGCCCCATGGAGCTGGTCCGCTGCATCCGGCACATTCTGTACAATGAACAGAGGCTGGTCCGAGAAGCCAACAAT GGCAGCTCTCCTGCTGGGGTGCTGGCTGACACCATGTCCCAGAAGCACCTTCAGATCAACCAGACATTTGAGGAGCTGCGACTGGTCACACAGGACACAGAGAATGAGCTGAAGAAGCTGCAGCAGACTCAGGAGTACTTCATCATCCAGTACCAGGAGAGCCTCAGGATCCAGG CTCAGTTTGCCCAGCTGTCCCAGCTGAGCCCCCAGGAGCGTCTGAGCCGGGAGACGGCCCTGCAGCAGAAGCAGGTGTCCCTGGAGGCCTGGCTGCAGCGTGAGGCCCAGACGCTACAGCAGTACCGCGTG GAGCTGGCCGAGAAGCACCAGAAGACCCTGCAGCTACTGCGGAAGCAGCAGACCATCATTCTGGACGACGAGCTGATCCAGTGGAAGCGGCGGCAGCAGCTGGCTGGGAATGGCGGGCCCCCCGAGGGCAGCCTGGACGTGCTGCAGTCCTG GTGTGAGAAGTTGGCCGAGATCATCTGGCAGAACCGGCAGCAGATCCGCAGGGCTGAGCACCTCTGCCAGCAGCTGCCCATCCCCGGGCCAGTGGAGGAGATGCTGGCCGAAGTCAATGCCACCATCACAGACATCATCTCAGCCCTGGTGACCAG CACATTCATCATCGAGAAGCAGCCCCCTCAGGTCCTGAAGACCCAGACCAAGTTTGCAGCCACCGTGCGCCTGCTGGTGGGCGGGAAACTGAATGTGCACATGAACCCCCCCCAGGTGAAGGCGACCATCATCAGCGAGCAGCAGGCCAAGTCCCTGCTCAAGAACGAGAACACCCGCAA TGAGTGCAGTGGGGAGATCCTGAACAACTGCTGCGTGATGGAGTACCACCAGGCCACTGGTACCCTCAGCGCCCACTTCAGAAACATG TCACTGAAGAGGATCAAGCGTGCTGACCGGCGGGGTGCGGAGTCTGTGACAGAGGAGAAGTTCACTGTCCTGTTTGAGTCTCAGTTCAGTGTTGGCAGCAATGAGCTTGTGTTCCAAGTCAAG ACTCTGTCCCTCCCAGTGGTAGTCATTGTCCATGGCAGCCAGGACCACAATGCCACAGCCACCGTGCTATGGGACAACGCCTTTGCTGAGCTG gGCAGGGTGCCATTTGCCGTGCCTGACAAAGTGCTGTGGCCGCAGCTGTGTGAGGCGCTCAACATGAAATTCAAGGCCGAAGTGCAGAGCAACCGAGGCCTGACCAAGGAGAACCTCGTGTTCCTGGCACAGAAACTGTTCAACAGCAGCCACAGCCACCTCGAGGACTACAACAACATGTCCGTGTCCTGGTCCCAGTTCAACAGG GAGAACCTGCCAGGCTGGAATTACACCTTCTGGCAATGGTTTGATGGGGTCATGGAGGTACTGAAGAAGCATCACAAGCCCCATTGGAATGATGG GGCCATCCTCGGTTTTGTGAATAAGCAGCAGGCCCATGACCTACTCATCAACAAGCCAGATGGGACCTTCTTGTTGCGCTTTAGCGACTCAGAAATTGGGGGCATTACCATTGCCTGGAAGTTTGACTCCC CGGACCGCAGCCTGTGGAACCTCAAACCATTCACCACACGGGATTTCTCCATCAGGTCCCTGGCTGACCGGCTGGGCGACCTGAGTTATCTCATCTATGTGTTTCCTGACCGCCCCAAGGATGAGGTCTTCTCCAAGTACTACACTCCTGTGCTTG CTAAAACACCTGACGGATACGTGAAGCCACAGATCAAGCAAGTGGTCCCTGA GTTTGTGAATGCATCTGCGGATGCCGGGGCCAACGCCACGTACATGGACCAGGCGCCCTCCCCAGCCGTGTGCCCCCAGGCTCACTATAACATGTACCCACAGAA TCCTGACCCCGTCCTTGAGCAGGATGGAGAATTTGACTTGGATGAGAGCATGGACGTAGCCCGGCATGTGGAAGAGCTCTTACGCAGACCCATGGACAGTCTTGGCCCCCGCCTCTCCCCTCCTGCTGGCCTCTTCACTCCTGCCAGAGGCTCCCTCTCATGA